One genomic segment of Nonomuraea coxensis DSM 45129 includes these proteins:
- a CDS encoding N-acetylmuramoyl-L-alanine amidase: MRAYLVTLTLSAALSTACGGSPAPAAPEAAPPPSPAPTPSKAPLRGRTVVLDPGHNGGNASHPAEINRQVDVINGTKPCNTTGTATDAGYPEHAFTWDLAGRLKPMLERMGAKVVLTRPNDKGVGPCVTERAAIGNEARADAVLSIHGDGAAPHGHGFHVIMPGLLPGHNDEVIEPSRRLGRAVRDAYRAGTGIPFANYTGKDGLQIRTDLGGLNLSARPAVFIECGNMRNPGDAAKMSSPAFRQRMATSLAAGLRDFLT, from the coding sequence GCCGCGCCCGAGGCGGCGCCGCCGCCCTCACCGGCTCCCACGCCTTCGAAGGCCCCGTTGCGCGGCAGGACGGTCGTCCTCGATCCCGGGCACAACGGCGGCAACGCCTCCCACCCGGCCGAGATCAACCGCCAGGTCGACGTCATCAACGGCACCAAACCGTGCAACACGACCGGCACCGCGACCGACGCCGGCTACCCCGAGCACGCCTTCACCTGGGACCTCGCCGGCCGGCTCAAGCCGATGCTCGAACGCATGGGCGCCAAGGTCGTGCTCACCCGGCCGAACGACAAGGGGGTCGGCCCGTGCGTCACCGAGCGGGCGGCCATCGGCAACGAGGCGCGGGCGGACGCGGTGCTGTCCATCCACGGGGACGGGGCCGCGCCCCACGGCCACGGCTTCCACGTGATCATGCCGGGCCTGCTGCCCGGCCACAACGACGAGGTGATCGAGCCGTCGCGGCGGCTCGGCCGCGCCGTACGCGACGCCTACCGCGCCGGCACCGGCATCCCGTTCGCGAACTACACCGGCAAGGACGGCCTCCAGATCCGTACGGACCTCGGCGGTCTCAACCTGTCGGCCCGGCCCGCCGTCTTCATCGAATGCGGCAACATGCGCAATCCCGGCGACGCCGCCAAGATGTCCAGCCCCGCCTTCCGGCAGCGCATGGCCACCTCGCTGGCCGCCGGCCTGCGCGACTTCCTGACCTGA